From Apis cerana isolate GH-2021 linkage group LG10, AcerK_1.0, whole genome shotgun sequence, one genomic window encodes:
- the LOC108001214 gene encoding sodium channel protein Nach-like isoform X2: MINIAEDASNREFKKQIPITMSKKSNSKNQEFLYYDKKHDNSISKKRSDRKINVIETKPNIIKRVTDSPKKGKKNPTSLDILTDFLESTSVHGLQYFGKTDIEVGTFGKILWSVTIFSCFIGLSLMVMQFLRRYNENPTNMYILTFDEPIFKAPFPAVTICPTMPIPMQKRLAILENAILPKNVSREFALNILKYGHLITHSYTSKEFEEMDKLKAFLDANKWKVVEFVKILINCEDIFELCQWNTERIDCAKSIKTSYSSYGLCCSFNYLLEGYMRPQKGQARPKPLGSADFGSESGLKLVINKEFQQQSDEKDSYNSMNFSMNNNGIMVVIHDRMDFPGLSSNMYMLQANHELKIAIKPELIQKPKGLQHRNKENQLVPLCIAEDQNTLEYFSIYGYSNCYANCRVKAMLRYCGCLPFIYSNVAEYNKIKHCELDRLQCIQRNAKKIRIVKNIQSKNISCSCRTPCTYMNYEGFPNSIFLMKTSSTISRWNF, from the exons ATGATAAACATTGCTGAAGACGCGAGCAACCGAGAATTCAAAAAGCAAATCCCAATAACTATGTCTAAAAAATCAAACAGTAAGAATCAAGAATTCTTGTATTACGATAAAAAGCACGATAATTCGATATCAAAAAAACGGTCGGATCGTAAAATTAATGTGATCGAAACCAAgccgaatattataaaacgtgTAACCGATTCTccaaaaaagggaaagaagaatCCAACCTCGTTGGACATTTTAACCGATTTTTTGGAAAGCACATCCGTACACGGTTTGCAATATTTCGGTAAAACGGATATAGAAGTCGGAACGTTTGGAAAGATCTTATGGAGTGTCACCATATTCAGTTGTTTCATTG GTTTGAGCTTAATGGTAATGCAATTTCTACGTCGTTATAATGAAAATCCGACCAACATGTATATATTGACTTTCGATGAACCGATATTCAAAGCTCCTTTTCCTGCTGTAACCATCTGTCCGACTATGCCAATTCCTATGCAAAAACGTCTGGCCATTTTGGAAAACGCGATATTGCCTAAGAACGTGAGCAGAGAATTTGCGTTAAACATATTGAA ATACGGCCACCTTATAACTCATTCGTACACGAGCAAGGAGTTCGAGGAAATGGATAAATTAAAAGCGTTTTTGGATGCCAATAAATGGAAAGTGGTAgaattcgtgaaaattttgataaattgcgAGGATATCTTCGAGTTATGTCAATGGAATACGGAACGAATAGATTGTGCTAAATCGATAAAGACCTCGTATAGTTCTTATGGATTGTGTTGCTCGTTTAATTATCTTCTCGAAGGTTATATGAGGCCTCAAAA AGGTCAAGCAAGACCAAAACCTTTAGGATCCGCTGATTTTGGCTCAGAGAGCGGGTTGAAACTTGTGATCAATAAAGAATTTCAACAACAGAGCGACGAGAAAGACTCGTACAATTCTATGAATTTTTCCATGAATAATAATGGTATAATG GTAGTTATACATGACAGAATGGATTTTCCAGGATTGAGTAGTAATATGTACATGTTACAAGCGAACCATGAATTAAAG aTTGCTATTAAACCGGAATTAATTCAGAAACCAAAAGGACTCCAACATCGTAACAAAGAGAACCAGTTAGTTCCTTTATGCATCGCGGAAGATCAAAATACTTTGGAATACTTCTCCATCTATGGATATTCGAATTGTTATGCGAATTGTAGGGTAAAGGCCATGCTTCGGTATTGTGGATGCTTACCATTTATTTACAGCAACGTAGCTGAATACAATAAGATCaaa CATTGCGAGTTGGATCGTCTGCAGTGTATTCAAAGAAAcgcgaaaaaaataagaatcgtgaaaaatatccaaagcaaaaatatttcttgttccTGTAGGACGCCGTGCACTTATATGAACTACGAAGGATTTCCTAACTCgatatttctaatgaaaacCAGTTCCAC CATCAGTCGGTGGAATTTTTAG
- the LOC108001214 gene encoding sodium channel protein Nach-like isoform X1, whose protein sequence is MINIAEDASNREFKKQIPITMSKKSNSKNQEFLYYDKKHDNSISKKRSDRKINVIETKPNIIKRVTDSPKKGKKNPTSLDILTDFLESTSVHGLQYFGKTDIEVGTFGKILWSVTIFSCFIGLSLMVMQFLRRYNENPTNMYILTFDEPIFKAPFPAVTICPTMPIPMQKRLAILENAILPKNVSREFALNILKYGHLITHSYTSKEFEEMDKLKAFLDANKWKVVEFVKILINCEDIFELCQWNTERIDCAKSIKTSYSSYGLCCSFNYLLEGYMRPQKGQARPKPLGSADFGSESGLKLVINKEFQQQSDEKDSYNSMNFSMNNNGIMVVIHDRMDFPGLSSNMYMLQANHELKIAIKPELIQKPKGLQHRNKENQLVPLCIAEDQNTLEYFSIYGYSNCYANCRVKAMLRYCGCLPFIYSNVAEYNKIKHCELDRLQCIQRNAKKIRIVKNIQSKNISCSCRTPCTYMNYEGFPNSIFLMKTSSTRNVSQKSTILNVYMNSQTYQVSITLSAANETYLLASVGGIFSLFLGCSFLSVAEIVYFVYLFFRASLKSNQKSRNPNTS, encoded by the exons ATGATAAACATTGCTGAAGACGCGAGCAACCGAGAATTCAAAAAGCAAATCCCAATAACTATGTCTAAAAAATCAAACAGTAAGAATCAAGAATTCTTGTATTACGATAAAAAGCACGATAATTCGATATCAAAAAAACGGTCGGATCGTAAAATTAATGTGATCGAAACCAAgccgaatattataaaacgtgTAACCGATTCTccaaaaaagggaaagaagaatCCAACCTCGTTGGACATTTTAACCGATTTTTTGGAAAGCACATCCGTACACGGTTTGCAATATTTCGGTAAAACGGATATAGAAGTCGGAACGTTTGGAAAGATCTTATGGAGTGTCACCATATTCAGTTGTTTCATTG GTTTGAGCTTAATGGTAATGCAATTTCTACGTCGTTATAATGAAAATCCGACCAACATGTATATATTGACTTTCGATGAACCGATATTCAAAGCTCCTTTTCCTGCTGTAACCATCTGTCCGACTATGCCAATTCCTATGCAAAAACGTCTGGCCATTTTGGAAAACGCGATATTGCCTAAGAACGTGAGCAGAGAATTTGCGTTAAACATATTGAA ATACGGCCACCTTATAACTCATTCGTACACGAGCAAGGAGTTCGAGGAAATGGATAAATTAAAAGCGTTTTTGGATGCCAATAAATGGAAAGTGGTAgaattcgtgaaaattttgataaattgcgAGGATATCTTCGAGTTATGTCAATGGAATACGGAACGAATAGATTGTGCTAAATCGATAAAGACCTCGTATAGTTCTTATGGATTGTGTTGCTCGTTTAATTATCTTCTCGAAGGTTATATGAGGCCTCAAAA AGGTCAAGCAAGACCAAAACCTTTAGGATCCGCTGATTTTGGCTCAGAGAGCGGGTTGAAACTTGTGATCAATAAAGAATTTCAACAACAGAGCGACGAGAAAGACTCGTACAATTCTATGAATTTTTCCATGAATAATAATGGTATAATG GTAGTTATACATGACAGAATGGATTTTCCAGGATTGAGTAGTAATATGTACATGTTACAAGCGAACCATGAATTAAAG aTTGCTATTAAACCGGAATTAATTCAGAAACCAAAAGGACTCCAACATCGTAACAAAGAGAACCAGTTAGTTCCTTTATGCATCGCGGAAGATCAAAATACTTTGGAATACTTCTCCATCTATGGATATTCGAATTGTTATGCGAATTGTAGGGTAAAGGCCATGCTTCGGTATTGTGGATGCTTACCATTTATTTACAGCAACGTAGCTGAATACAATAAGATCaaa CATTGCGAGTTGGATCGTCTGCAGTGTATTCAAAGAAAcgcgaaaaaaataagaatcgtgaaaaatatccaaagcaaaaatatttcttgttccTGTAGGACGCCGTGCACTTATATGAACTACGAAGGATTTCCTAACTCgatatttctaatgaaaacCAGTTCCAC TAGAAATGTGTCACAAAAATCTACTATTCTTAACGTTTACATGAATTCACAAACTTATCAAGTTTCAATAACCTTATCAGCTGCTAACGAAACTTATCTTTTGG CATCAGTCGGTGGAATTTTTAGTTTGTTCCTTGGATGTAGCTTTTTAAGCGTCGCAGAAATCGTTTATTTcgtatacttattttttcgtGCAAGTTTGAAATCGAATCAGAAGAGTCGAAATCCAAATACATCATAA
- the LOC108001222 gene encoding carbohydrate sulfotransferase 11-like, giving the protein MGKTMIKCHVWEIVLLLFNILSLTIDASIVGEHISMNDDRKRSMEIDDSVYSWTGPNALARSALVERQERLQYNCEEILGDREFENENLNPKSFRNILVDEQHELLYCYVPKVACTNWKRVLMVVTGKWPGNDPMEIPADQAHSPSTFQRLSNYTLSEIERMLATYDKLIVVRHPLERLLSAYRNKLEAKHEKSSKYFQTRFGKKIIKRYRQNATVESLKNGDDVTFREFVQFVTDDSSNETRNEHWKPIYELCHPCLVNYNLVSKYESLAEDATEVLERMGVESINFPAKPMNSEPTAKKLEKYYSMLTYKQLRKLVDLYKLDLRLFDYSLEDVLGFSLA; this is encoded by the exons ATGGGAAAAACGATGATAAAATGTCATGTTTGGGAAATAGTTTTACTtctcttcaatattttaagtttaacgATAGACGCGAGCATAGTTGGAGAGCATATCTCGATGAACGATGATAGAAAAAGATCCATGGAGATAGATGATTCCGTCTACTCTTGGACAGGGCCCAATGCCCTGGCGAGATCCGCTTTGGTGGAACGTCAAGAgagattacaatataattgcGAGGAGATCTTGGGAGATAGGGAATTCGAGAACGAGAATTTAAACCCAAAATCTTTTAGGAATATTCTTGTGGACGAGCAACATGAACTTTTATATTGTTACGTTCCAAAG GTTGCCTGCACGAACTGGAAACGAGTTCTGATGGTTGTCACGGGCAAGTGGCCAGGTAACGATCCTATGGAGATACCGGCTGATCAGGCGCATTCCCCAAGTACTTTCCAAAGGCTCAGTAATTATACTTTGTCCGAGATCGAACGAATGCTGGCGACTTATGACAAACTGATTGTCGTCAGACATCCTTTGGAAAGATTATTGTCCGCCTACAGAAATAAATTGGAAGCGAAACACGAGAAgagttcgaaatattttcaaacccGTTTTGGGAAGAAGATTATCAAg AGGTACAGACAAAACGCCACTGTAGAATCACTGAAAAACGGCGATGACGTGACGTTTCGAGAGTTCGTACAATTTGTTACGGACGATTCGTCGAATGAGACGCGAAACGAGCACTGGAAGCCGATATACGAGCTTTGTCATCCGTGCTTGGTCAATTATAATCTCGTCAGCAAATATGAAAGTTTAGCGGAGGATGCTACAGAAGTTTTGGAGCGAATGGGCGTCGAGTCAATCAA ttttccaGCCAAACCGATGAACAGCGAGCCAACTGCGAAAAAACTggagaaatattattccatgTTGACGTATAAACAACTCCGGAAGTTAGTGGATTTGTACAAATTAGACCTAAGATTATTCGATTACTCGCTCGAGGACGTGCTGGGATTCTCGTTGGCTTGA